The nucleotide sequence TCTTTGTTATAATTCGTGATGTAGAGACAGAAATGGGTTCATGTTCATGCATATGTGATACTTGggttttaaataagtattttgcTATAATAAGGATACCTAGGTACTATAGTTgctgatattttaaattaagagcATTGTATCCTGCTCTTCTTCACTACTACCTCCGCCAGTTGATCTGTTTGCATTTGGAACATTATTTGCTTCCTTAAAGATTATGTAATCTTGCATAATTTTGCCAGCATTTGGCTATTGTCTAAGTTGAAAGTTTTACTATATTGCTATGGGAATATCTACCGGTGCAAGATACAGGAAACTTTTTCCATCAAGGGATTAAAACCATAATCAAAGTCTAATGTAAAACCAAAGTAAAATTTAGTATGTTGAACAGGGTGCTTGTTAGGCCTAAAAGTTTTCTcgataataaaattttaaatggctgaTTAGGACATGAGCACATATAATTTCTAGcatgtgtgcttttttttctgaaagatgttttatttgccttttggGACAGCAGAATGCATATGTCCTAAGGATCTTGTTGACTGTTTATCTGTTTACTTTCTTCTATTAGCCTCAAATGCCAGATAGTCCACATCTGTCCTCTCTTGGAAAATCAGATTCCTCTTTGTCTGAAAGCTCTGGACTATTTTATAAAGATGAATCCCTGGAGAAAGATTTGAATGGTgatatataaaatgcttatatttctatacattgattttataataCAGAAAATTTGTTACAGTTCATaacttggtgattttttttgaaCAGACATGAGCAAAGAAATTAATCTAATGTTGTCTGCATATGCAAAGATCTTAAGGCAAGTACTTATAGCATAACCTCATGAATCTTtatcttagaaataattttttctggAAACTCTGTAATAGGAAGTTTAATTCAGTGGTTGCAGACCTATCCAGCAATTgtaatttcagtttttttattCTATCTCATTTATAATAGATTAATTGGTTATTTTTGAAGATTAATCCCAACTTTTCCACTAAAcatcctttgttttgttattacCAGAGCTAAATATTAGGCTGGATATATTTAGGTCTCTAATTAGATGATATAACATTTAACATGTTACAAAAAAACttctttgagaaaaatgtcatttattgaaGTTAATGATAATAAGAgtgatattaaatataaaatatttatgaaatatttaaatattatgtctGTATATTTGAGGACTGactgaatttaaatattttattgctctGAGATTATCAAGCTTATtaggtatttgttttttaaactactgGACAATCATAGTATTCGGATGATGGTTTGTGTGACtgttaaaataatgtatatagtTTAATATTAGAATTATAATGTAAGATACATAGTTTGCCCTGTCAGGAGACTTTgaatagttaaaaatatttatgtgactAATTTAACTTTTACTGAAGTGTTTGTAAATTAATGAAGTTTTTTAATCTGCAAAGCTATTTAAATGAAGTAGCTAACTAGTATAGCCATAATAAAAAACATCACTATGATAGTGTCACTAGATGTTATTACTATTTAGTTtaacataaaaacttttttttcctcattagtGAGAGAGCAGCAGTAGATGCATCTTATATTGACGAGATAGATGGACTCTTCAAAGAAGCCAATACTATTGAAAACTTTCTAATACAAAAAAGAGAGCTCCTGAGACAGAGATTTACAGTGATTGCAAACACACTGCACAGATAAAATTTGTACTTAAAATAAGCTGAGAATTTAAGCCCATTATTGTTGTATTAAGAGAATGACATTTATGCTCTGACACCTCTCTAGTTATTAAAGAAACTGTGTACCTTAAACATAGAAGGGGAAACTGCTTGAATTTCTTTTCTAGATTTAAAAGGGGCTTTATGCTAGACAATAATATGAAGTATGTACCTTTTTTTTTGAGGCTTAAATATTTGGCATATTTCATAAAagtgtaaattatttaaattatatgtaggttcttttttttccccttaaacctCCTagcatttcttaaatttctaaaaGAGGACTCAATGAGTTAATTTGGTAATATGTAACAATATTGCACTTTTTCTTTGCAGTACTCTAAGTAGCAGATAGGTAGCTATGgagatagttttaaaatgtttttcatggtCAACATCATAAAAAAAACGAAACCTAAAGATAATTTGTCCAGTGTCACAATATGTAGTAAGATATAGCTAAGCTATTGCTATTTCATGTTaccatttgattattttctctattaGTTACAATATATGGCTAATAAAAATTCttggtttaaaattattttcttgtggtaaaagtgataaaataaaaaccagaaattaCTAATCAGAACTTTATATGAGTTGGCTTTTTTACACATCAACCTTATCAGTGGTGTAGTTAATAAATTATACTTAGAAACCTTAGCCATTGTGTGATATGGGATAAAAGTTAGTGATCCACAAGTAAAAATTGGCCAAACAAGAAGACAACCTTGGTAAGTCATTTCAAACCTGTTATGATTCATTAATTGAATTTCAATTAGAGGATCTCTAATACTCATctagctaaaacaaacaaacaaacaaaaaaaaacctataaaaaatgttcaaaggtATTGCTATGATTTTATTGAAAACTtttaatatgttatataattatatgtgatAACTATGttaatcaggtttttaaaaatcaaagcacacaTTTTTCAGTCATATAGATCATTCAATctattttatgtctattttacatatataagcAATCACAAATTTGTGCATATTTATAAACAGCACCACAGGGAATTTGATATTCTTCTGGTGGACAGCATGTGTGCCTTGCTGCCttgtaaatgtaaaatctaaTTTGACTGCCAGAACAGCAATCAGATTACTATTTTAAGGCATATATACCACATAACATAAAAGGATTGAAAAccgtaaaataaaatgtttactaaaaATATGGGTTAGGTAGAAAAAATTATTAGATTTGTGGAGGGATATGCTAATGACACAGGATAGTTTGGAGGTCAATGAAGTAACtcttagaaatggaattttaaaataacagtgtAACCAGAAGACTATATTTGAGTTGATATGACATATCACCTGGATTTTGAGTTAGTCTGTTACcttacagaattttttaatgttctaaaaaCAAAGATGTCTCTACTGGCACATCATAACTAAGAAATGTTCCTGAGTTACTGTTTTCTAAACATTAATTACTATTGAGAAAGATAAGGTTAACAGATTGTTTCAGAGTACATTTCATAATATACTTGTTATATCTTGTTAGTGTCACCATTATCAAACATCAGGGTCTTTCCTGTGCAGTTCAGAGAATTGGTCTGATCATTTCATTGGTATGATTAagactagggtgcctgggtggctcagtcggttaagcctttaACCGACTTtaatcttgatcttggctcaggtcttgatctcaggattgtgaattcaagcctggtgttgggctctgtcttGAGCATGGAGACtccttaaaggaaaaaacaaacacacctaGGGAACTGATTTTTAGTCAAAATATGTTTACTAGGATAAAAGTTCCTAAAAGCCTAAATAAGAcggatttttattaaattttgatgtctttggtACCATCCACATAAGCAAGAATAATTCTCTGAATAATTAGCAACTGGAGATAGGCTATTCCAGAAATACCATTGCCTTTTAATTTACACTTCTATCACTCATTTCAATAAAATTCCACGTGTTTGTAAATTACTTGTTACTGGttaccaataaaaatatatattgaatatctTTGTACGTCATACTCTGCTAGGCATTGTGGGGAATACAGCATAGTTTAAGATACTTTTTGTTCTCTCTTCTGACATTTGTAACCACTCCTTTCTTGAAATACATTTACATGTCTTTGGTAAGAAAACATgataagtaacttaaaaaataggggcacctgtgtggctcagctggttaagtgtctgacttcggctcaggtcatgatcttacggttcgtgagtttgagccctgcgtcaggctctgtgctgacagcttagagcctggagcctgctttgaattctgtgtctccctctctctctgctcctcccctgctcatgctctgtctctctccttcaaaaataaataaaaacatttaaaaaatatatatatatatatatttctgtgcaGTATTAGTTAATTCCTTTTAGTTGGAGTTACTAGAAGGCATTTGGCAAAGGGGTCAGAGAAGTAGTAAAATGGGTTTTTGAAAAGAAGGAGGGTATTTCAGGCAGGGGAAAGTTTGTTAAAATGGCacagaagaacaaaaacacaaacacatggtaTGTTGGATAGGCTTTTTCCTGAACTGAGAATTCACAGAAGGGAATAGTGTATCATCTAAACCACTAGAGAGAAGGGAttgaatcttgttttcttatattcTCAATTTGTAGCACAGTATTTGATACATTGGTGCTCAAAAGTGTTTGTTAATCATTATACATTAGGGCATACCTTCACAGGGCCTTATTCATACTAGATTATCAGAATATGtcttgtaaattaaataaatggaaaagaaaaggaaggatgatATGGTACAAAGCAGGCAGACAATGGAAAGGTAGGTTGTGGCCTGATTGTAGAGTCCTTTATTGACAGACTAcatttggactttattctgtaAGGACAGAGATGTGAACCTTTCAGAGGAGAGGAGCAGCATAATGAAATGGAACCCATGGATCAAGGGGCTTCATTGTAATGTGACAACAAGTTTAAAAGAGGAAAGTTAAGGAAGGGAGACCGCTATTGATGGTCCAGTTTCAGAATTTCAAACAACTACTTATCATAGGTTGGGATACTTCTTGTGGAAAGGAGACTAAAAGTTTGCAGGCATCTGGAAGCCCTGCCCCTTTACcaccacctccctgcctcctgcccgcATTCCCTCCTTTCCTGTCAGTGAGCCAAAGACAGACCAGGAAGTGAGTGTGAGGTTTTGGAAATCACAGATCTGTTGCTACTGAATGTAATACCAGAATGTTTTTTCAGATCTTTCTCCATTTTGTCAGCAACCTTTCTACCATTGCAGTGGGTTTCCTTTCTGTGATGGTACGTTGGATCTCAGGTAAGGGAtttgcccctttctcctccccttcttcctcttctgcctgCTCAGGCTTAGAACTCTGTGCCTCTTTCCTGAAGAATACTGGGGGCTTCTGAACCTTTTCACTCTGTGTGTAGCAGATACAGACAGCAACACCACAGAGCTGGGAGTTACGGAAGGCTGAGTCAGGATTTGTTTACTCGTCAGGGAAACAGCCTTTCGTTTGCATACTTTACATAACATGGGGCAGGATTCATGGTTTAGGGATTCTCTTGTGTATGCACTAGGAAGAATATTCACTATTTAGACCTGTCCCAATTGAAAATCACTGCTACACTTCCTAATATAAATGTTTGGTTCTTTTATTTGCATTCTGGGGGACTGCCTTAAAACCTCTGGTTATTGTTTTGTAGCTTTCTATTATAGCTACTATTgttatatgattttctttcttgaaattggCTGATGCTGAGCTAACAGAAATCATACCGATATGCACTAGAAAATTACTGAACAATTTAGTGGTTGCAGTATGCAAAGCAATGTGTTAGGTACTGGAGTGGGGGTAAAAACAAGTGACTCTGTACTCAAGGAATACCACTAATAAAGTATATTCATCTTTATTGCACAAGACAGAGTAAGGTAAGTGCCCTAACAGAGCTGAAATAGATGTGTGAGTTCAGACTAAGGAGAATTAGTTCTTGCTATAGGAAATGGGAATGTTGTGTTTATGAAGTGGGTGACATGGGTACTGAATCCCGAAGGATGAATAGGATAAGTGAATTTCACCTGGAGGAGATAGGAAATACCCTAGTTGAAGAGAcagatataattttttatttattcttgagagagacagagagacagagtgtgagtgggggaggggcagagagagggagacacagaatcctgcccaggttccaggctccaagctgtcagcacagagcctgatgtggggttcaaactcccaaaccgcaagaccgtgacctgagctgaagtcagattattacctgactgagccacccaggttccctgagaAGGGTATAATtatgaggaggagaagaaaatagGAAGTGTTTTAGTTTGGCTGGAACAGAAGACCTTAGTGCGGGGGCGGGCAGGGGTAGTTTTGGACAGGTAGGTTGGTGTGAGCCTGTGCAGTGCCTTCAGTGGTTGGCCAAGTGGTTTAGACTTTACTTGGTAGACAGTGAGGAGTCATTTCTGAAGGCTTTTGGAGGATTATATGATACAATCAGATCTGTACTTAGATTAATTTAGTAGCAGTGCTTCCCAACCTTTTCCACAGGATACCACGCATAGAAAGTGataatattggggtgcctgggtggcttagttggttaagtatccaactcttggattcggcttaggtcatgatctcatggttcatggatggagaccagcatcaggctctgtgctgacagcaaggagcctgcttgggattctctctcttcctctctctgcccttccccactcatgcacgcacacacacgctctctctcaaaataaataaataaactttattttttatttattttttttttttaaatttttttttcaacgttttttatttatttttgggacagagagagacaaagcatgaacgggggaggggcagagagagagggagacacagaatcggaaacaggctccaggctccgagccattagcccagagcctgtcgcggggctcgaactcacagaccgcgagatcgtgacctggctgaagtcggaggcttaaccgactgcgccacccaggcgcccctaaataaactttaaaaaaaaagaaaatgataataactCTAGCTCACACTGGAGTAAATTGGTATCTGGAGCTCCATGAGCTGTTTAAAACTGGAGGCAATTGGCCTGGAGCCTCTGGCCATCCCACCTGTTCAGAGGCTCTGGCATAGGAGATAGCTTCCCTATCTAATTTCATCTGATTAAGAGGCTGTGATAATATCATCTAAGAGGTTGTGAGGGCCTATATTAGGACAGTAGAAAGAAAGTGACTGATATGGCAAGAGAAGTGGAAGCATCAATGCTGATGAGGACAGGTTTGGTCCAGAAGAAAAATTGGAGGTGCTGCCCAGGTGGGGTGGACAGGTAAAAATCCTTACAAAGGATTTGCCCCCAGAAACCCTTGTAAACTGAGTCCTAGTAATTTACACCTACCCTGTATCATCCCCTTAGCATTCTCTTCCTGGCCCTGTCCTGGTATACTCAACAGAACTTAACCACTTAGTGAATGTGAGGGGACAGTGAAGAAGAGGACTTCAAGGCCCACAGAGATTTTGAAGCTAGGTGATTTAGTATGTGGAAAAATTGATTTAGAAGGGGGAAAATGAATTCTCTTTTGACATGTTAAGAATCGCCTGCAAGAAGTACTTGGTGAAATTAAGGGACTAGATGAGACTACTGAGGAAGTGTGCTGACATTAAAGAGTAAAGATCCAAGATCAGACTTTAGGAACACACTCCTGAGGTGATAAGGGGAAGAGGGGCTAATGAAGGGAGTTAATGTTTGCAAATGCTCTACTATCGTTATATTTAGTTATGACAACCAACATAAATAGGAAGAATTACCTTTCTTTTATCCCCACGGCACCCCCATTTTATCATTGAAAAACTtgaggctcggggcgcctgggtggcttggtcggttaagcgtctgacttcggctcaggtcatgatctcacggtccgtgggtttgagccccgcatcgggctctgtgctaacagctcagagcctggagcctgtttcggattctttctccctctctctctgctcctcccctgttcatgctctgtctctctctgtctcaaaaataaataaacgttaaaaaaattaaaaaaaaacaaaaaacttgaggctcagagtggttaGTAACTTACCCAAGGCTGTCAGCTAATAAGTGAAGCTAGCAATATGCAAAcaaagagggagcagggaagtTAGAAAAGTGCAGTGTCTCAGGAACCAATAATAGAAAGGGGTTTAAGGAGGTCTAGAACACAATATCCAATGTTGTGAAAGGTCTGAAGAGTATATAATAAACTGCCAATAGTATGCTATGGAGTACagaatgtatacacacataaactttttctaaaatgtaagatgttttaggggcgcctgggtggcttggtcggttgggcgtccaactttggctcaggtcacgatctcacggtccgtgagttcgagccccgcgttgggctctgtgctgacagctcagagcctggagcctgtttcagattctgtgtctccctctctctctgctcctccccagttcatgctctatctctctctgtctcaaaaataaataaaagttaaaaaaaaaattaaaaaaaaaataaataaaatgtaagatgttttaaattattgaatCTCTATTCAGACCATTGTCCAATCAGGGTATTCAATGTAATTCTACTTAAGTGAGAGGAGTAAAAACTGACCTCAGgatatttatgttaataaaagAGGAGAGTGAGATGAATATgcagaatataaataaaagtagtaaGATAAATAACCAAGGGTTTCCACTTCCCAGGTTTGCAAAACATCCTGTTTATACCTCTACTTCCAATAGTGTGGTTCTCATATTTTAGTGTGCCTAAGAATACTTGCTTGCTAtaccctagagattctgattagGTCCAAGATGAAGTTCTTGAATCTCCATTTCAGCAGTAATATCTATTTCTGTTCCAAGTAGTTCTCAGACTATACTTTGAGAAACAGTGCTCAAAATGTGGATTACAGTAGAAATGGTCTGTTTGTTTATTAGGCAGTGAATTCGTTTACAtcaggtttaaaaaattttttttaaatgtttattcatttttgagagggagacagagagcacaagtaggggaggagcagagagagagggagacacagaatctgaagcagactccaggctccagttgtcagcacagagcccagtgaggtgctcagacccatgaaccatgagatcatgacctgagccgaagtcagactctcaaccaact is from Neofelis nebulosa isolate mNeoNeb1 chromosome 10, mNeoNeb1.pri, whole genome shotgun sequence and encodes:
- the BCO2 gene encoding carotenoid-cleaving dioxygenase, mitochondrial isoform X5, with amino-acid sequence MMASQVVKPDTRNCKRPRELEPQMPDSPHLSSLGKSDSSLSESSGLFYKDESLEKDLNDMSKEINLMLSAYAKILRQRAAVDASYIDEIDGLFKEANTIENFLIQKRELLRQRFTVIANTLHR
- the BCO2 gene encoding carotenoid-cleaving dioxygenase, mitochondrial isoform X4 — encoded protein: MSIFEIAGQSHHMRALMRLTSNPCLQNMMASQVVKPDTRNCKRPRELEPQMPDSPHLSSLGKSDSSLSESSGLFYKDESLEKDLNDMSKEINLMLSAYAKILRQRAAVDASYIDEIDGLFKEANTIENFLIQKRELLRQRFTVIANTLHR